Proteins from a genomic interval of Niabella soli DSM 19437:
- a CDS encoding DeoR/GlpR family DNA-binding transcription regulator — protein MTNREQPSGGMFKNERQAYILRQINLHNKVLSSSLSEELTVSEDTIRRDLAELADAGDIIKVHGGALSKSYHYPVQQTKVYAQEEKKSIAKKTIELIKPGMTVLIEAGTTMLELVRMLPEKLEATFFTVSPLMALHLARYPLLKVILIGGQMDMSSQITLGEKPVYELSQIKADLCIFGVNALNARTGLTEREWNVAQVKKAMIACCHKLAVITISEKLNSAFNMKICSPQQIDYLITELKPSDKKLVAYKKNMTIL, from the coding sequence ATGACAAACAGGGAGCAACCCAGCGGTGGTATGTTTAAAAATGAACGCCAGGCTTATATTTTAAGACAGATCAACCTGCATAATAAAGTACTGTCCTCCTCGCTCAGCGAAGAATTGACTGTTTCCGAAGATACCATCCGCAGGGATCTTGCAGAGCTTGCAGATGCAGGAGATATTATAAAAGTACATGGCGGCGCCCTTTCCAAATCCTATCATTATCCCGTACAGCAAACCAAGGTATATGCACAGGAGGAGAAAAAGAGCATTGCAAAGAAAACGATTGAATTAATAAAACCGGGCATGACGGTTTTGATAGAAGCAGGCACTACCATGCTGGAGCTGGTACGCATGCTGCCGGAAAAACTGGAAGCCACTTTTTTTACCGTAAGCCCTTTGATGGCGCTGCATCTGGCAAGGTATCCTTTACTGAAGGTGATCTTAATTGGCGGCCAGATGGATATGTCTTCCCAGATAACCCTGGGGGAAAAACCCGTTTATGAACTAAGCCAGATAAAAGCAGACCTGTGCATTTTTGGCGTAAATGCTTTGAATGCCAGAACGGGTCTTACCGAAAGGGAATGGAATGTAGCGCAGGTAAAAAAAGCAATGATCGCGTGTTGCCATAAACTGGCGGTGATCACCATTTCAGAAAAACTAAACTCCGCGTTCAATATGAAAATATGCAGCCCGCAGCAGATCGATTACCTGATAACAGAACTGAAACCTTCCGATAAAAAATTAGTAGCCTATAAAAAGAATATGACGATCTTATAG
- a CDS encoding sugar isomerase domain-containing protein, whose amino-acid sequence MLATQWLNNVRSIMTSIEETQMENIRKAAAVMADSIGSGRWVHTFGCGHATLPIEEMYPRIGGFVGFHPMVELPLTFFTNITGQMGVHQFIFLERVEGYGVEIMKGYNFDQRDTMWLFSHSGINNVNIDIALESKKRGMKVVVFGSAAEAKGKQTRHSSKKTIFEIADIVVDTCAPIEDASVPVKNHIDKIGPVSTMAFVTCVWMTVTTVAEILADRGVPLFIHPSHNAPGAGDSKVRLDAALDEYKRRINGV is encoded by the coding sequence ATGTTAGCAACACAATGGTTGAATAACGTACGGTCGATTATGACATCAATTGAAGAAACCCAAATGGAAAACATAAGAAAAGCAGCCGCCGTAATGGCCGACTCTATAGGTTCTGGCAGATGGGTGCATACGTTTGGCTGCGGACATGCCACCCTGCCCATTGAAGAAATGTATCCGCGCATTGGCGGTTTCGTTGGTTTCCACCCCATGGTGGAGCTACCCCTAACCTTCTTTACCAATATCACAGGTCAGATGGGTGTACATCAGTTTATCTTTTTAGAACGCGTGGAAGGATATGGAGTAGAAATTATGAAAGGCTATAATTTTGACCAGCGCGATACCATGTGGCTGTTTTCCCACTCGGGTATTAATAATGTAAACATTGATATTGCACTGGAGTCAAAAAAACGCGGGATGAAGGTAGTGGTATTCGGTTCCGCAGCAGAAGCAAAAGGAAAACAAACCCGGCATTCCAGCAAAAAAACAATTTTTGAAATTGCCGATATTGTAGTGGACACCTGCGCACCAATTGAAGACGCTTCTGTACCTGTAAAAAATCACATCGACAAAATAGGGCCCGTATCCACCATGGCCTTTGTAACCTGTGTGTGGATGACCGTTACTACTGTTGCTGAAATACTTGCCGACAGGGGCGTACCCCTATTCATCCACCCTTCGCATAATGCCCCCGGCGCCGGAGACTCCAAGGTACGGCTGGATGCGGCTTTGGACGAGTATAAGAGAAGGATCAACGGGGTTTAA
- a CDS encoding RidA family protein, with protein MELNAEQNFAATGLSLPPAPAPVGVYKPCLVVGNFLYVSGHGTVQDDGALIRGRIGRDIDIEQGKLAARQVGLAILATLKAHLGSLDKIKRVVKVLGMVNCVPEFEKHPYVINGCSELFAEVWGKENGVGVRSAVGFGSLPDNIPVEIEAMFELQD; from the coding sequence ATGGAATTAAATGCTGAACAAAATTTTGCCGCCACCGGGTTAAGTCTTCCGCCGGCGCCGGCCCCCGTTGGGGTTTATAAACCCTGTTTGGTAGTGGGCAATTTTTTATATGTATCGGGGCATGGAACCGTACAGGACGACGGGGCACTGATCAGGGGTCGCATTGGCAGGGACATCGATATCGAACAGGGAAAACTGGCGGCACGCCAGGTAGGACTTGCCATCCTGGCTACTCTTAAAGCCCACCTGGGCAGTTTAGATAAAATAAAACGCGTGGTAAAAGTACTGGGCATGGTGAACTGTGTACCCGAGTTTGAAAAACATCCTTATGTGATTAACGGCTGCAGTGAATTATTTGCTGAAGTATGGGGCAAAGAAAATGGTGTCGGCGTTCGAAGCGCTGTGGGCTTTGGCTCATTGCCCGATAATATACCGGTAGAAATTGAGGCGATGTTTGAGCTGCAGGATTAG
- a CDS encoding dipeptidase: MFTIDAHLDLSMNALEWNRDLRQPVAELNKREQGLHDKPDRAKATVSLPELRRGNIGLVVATQIARYVAPGNPLPGWHSQQQAWAQTQGQLAWYKTMEEEGEMVQITNLPALEQHLDLWKNNDDIKKPIGYILSLEGADSIVSLKHLEKAYQNGLRAIGPAHYGTGIYAQGTDATGFMGEKGHALLKEMERLNIILDATHLCDDSFWEALDHFNGPVWASHNNVRALVNHNRQYSDEQLKELINRGAVIGGALDAWMMVPGWIRGTSTPRQMHCNLEVMIDHLDHICQIAGNADHIGIGSDLDGAFGREQCPYDLETIADLQKLPALFKKRGYSEVDIKKIMHGNWIRFLRTAWNQSGV, encoded by the coding sequence ATGTTTACCATCGATGCACACCTGGACCTGAGCATGAATGCCCTTGAATGGAACCGCGATCTGCGGCAACCCGTTGCGGAGCTCAATAAACGCGAGCAGGGGCTCCATGACAAACCGGACCGGGCAAAGGCAACCGTTTCGCTCCCGGAATTACGCCGGGGCAACATCGGCCTGGTAGTAGCTACACAGATCGCGCGCTATGTGGCGCCGGGTAATCCCTTGCCGGGATGGCATTCGCAACAACAGGCCTGGGCCCAAACACAGGGGCAGTTGGCCTGGTATAAAACGATGGAAGAAGAAGGCGAGATGGTTCAGATAACAAACCTGCCCGCATTGGAGCAACACCTGGACCTCTGGAAAAATAACGACGACATAAAAAAACCGATCGGGTATATTTTAAGCCTCGAAGGCGCCGATTCTATTGTTTCTTTAAAACATCTTGAAAAAGCTTACCAGAATGGGCTACGTGCCATTGGTCCCGCACATTACGGTACGGGTATTTATGCACAGGGCACCGACGCCACGGGTTTTATGGGCGAAAAAGGCCATGCTCTTTTGAAAGAAATGGAACGCCTGAATATTATTCTGGATGCTACTCATTTATGTGACGATAGTTTCTGGGAAGCGCTGGATCATTTTAACGGCCCCGTATGGGCCAGTCATAATAACGTGCGGGCGCTGGTAAACCATAACCGCCAGTATAGCGATGAGCAATTGAAAGAATTAATTAACCGGGGCGCTGTAATCGGGGGCGCGCTGGATGCCTGGATGATGGTTCCGGGCTGGATCAGGGGCACATCAACCCCCCGGCAAATGCATTGCAACCTGGAAGTAATGATCGATCATTTAGATCATATCTGCCAGATCGCTGGTAACGCGGACCACATCGGCATCGGCTCCGACCTGGACGGCGCTTTCGGGAGGGAGCAATGTCCTTATGACCTGGAAACGATCGCTGACCTGCAAAAACTACCGGCTCTTTTTAAGAAACGCGGTTATAGTGAAGTGGATATCAAAAAAATAATGCACGGTAACTGGATCCGTTTTTTGCGCACTGCCTGGAATCAATCAGGAGTATGA
- a CDS encoding glycoside hydrolase family 9 protein produces MVFLKSFFLFVLLCCGIAMKTLAAGEWIRINQLGYTPGGIKVAVWGSKNNTAPKTFQLVNAQNNSVVFSGPAGVPFGVYGPFSQTLRLNFSPFSRPGSYYLVCGDARSPVFRIGDDVYAGIADFGLRYLRQQRSGFNPFLKDSCHTHDGYTMYGPMPDTTRINVWGGWHDATDYLQYVTTSANATFHLLAAYRDFPGVFPDHYQANGLEGSNGTADVLDEAQWGLDWLLKMHPRADWMFNQLADDRDHHGFRLPDKDSVDYGVGPGAGRPVYFATGKPQGLGQYKNRTTGVASTAGKFSSAFALAAIIYRNNPSLASLFRQRSLSAYAMGLAKPGACQTAPNREPYFYEEDNWVDDMELAAAELYRLTGEKQYATQSIRYSKDEKVTPWMGQDTARHYQWYPFHNFGHYELAAETAASEKAVLTGYYKEGIERVWNKARKNAFYRGVPFIWCSNNLNTSFAIQCLLYKKMSRDGQFDELGQACFDWLFGCNPWGTSMVYGLPANGDTPADPHSSFSKLKHYPLDGAMVDGPVYGSIFKNLRGLKLSHEDPYAAFQSDYVVYHDDDGDYSTNEPTTDGTASLVYLMAAKESEAQDFFAPTFTLSHGGIIRGDTHKKNIALVFTGDEFGDGILSIARTLQQEKIHGSFFLTGNFYRNPAFKTGIQLLQKNGNYLGSHSDKHLLYCDWTNRDSLLISRKQFLNDLTAAYRELKKWNITPQQASYFLPAYEWYNDSIAAWTKDFGLQLVNFTPGTRSNADYTFPKMGEKYVPGDTIYQSILRYEKKDPSGLNGFILLVHIGTDPDRTDKFYNRLPQLIDTLRKNGYHFLRVDELLNQK; encoded by the coding sequence ATGGTCTTTTTAAAATCCTTTTTTCTTTTTGTCTTGTTGTGCTGCGGCATTGCAATGAAGACACTTGCCGCCGGCGAATGGATCCGCATCAATCAATTAGGCTACACTCCCGGGGGGATCAAGGTTGCCGTGTGGGGCTCAAAGAATAATACGGCGCCTAAAACTTTTCAGTTGGTGAATGCACAAAATAACTCGGTGGTCTTTTCGGGGCCTGCCGGAGTTCCTTTCGGCGTCTATGGGCCGTTCTCCCAAACCCTGCGTTTAAATTTCTCCCCGTTCAGCCGGCCCGGCTCCTATTACCTCGTTTGCGGAGATGCCCGGTCGCCGGTTTTCAGGATTGGAGACGACGTATATGCCGGGATAGCAGACTTTGGCCTCCGTTACTTAAGACAGCAGCGCAGCGGGTTCAATCCCTTTCTAAAAGACAGTTGCCATACGCACGATGGGTATACGATGTATGGCCCGATGCCGGATACCACCCGTATTAATGTTTGGGGTGGCTGGCATGATGCTACCGATTACCTGCAATATGTAACTACTTCAGCAAACGCTACCTTTCACCTGCTGGCAGCTTACCGTGATTTTCCCGGAGTATTTCCCGATCATTACCAGGCAAACGGCCTTGAGGGGAGTAATGGAACAGCAGACGTGCTGGATGAAGCGCAGTGGGGGCTCGATTGGCTGCTGAAAATGCATCCCCGTGCAGACTGGATGTTTAACCAGTTGGCGGATGACCGCGACCACCATGGCTTCCGGCTGCCGGATAAAGACTCAGTGGACTATGGCGTGGGCCCGGGAGCAGGAAGACCTGTTTACTTTGCTACGGGGAAACCACAGGGCCTGGGGCAATATAAAAACCGTACTACAGGTGTTGCTTCTACCGCAGGTAAGTTCAGCAGCGCTTTTGCATTAGCCGCAATCATTTACAGGAATAACCCCTCATTAGCCTCCCTGTTCAGACAACGGTCCCTCTCTGCCTATGCAATGGGCCTTGCCAAACCCGGCGCCTGCCAAACAGCACCCAACCGGGAGCCTTATTTTTATGAGGAAGATAATTGGGTAGATGATATGGAACTGGCGGCAGCAGAACTGTACCGGCTCACCGGCGAAAAACAATACGCTACCCAGTCGATCCGGTATAGCAAAGACGAAAAAGTAACACCCTGGATGGGGCAGGACACGGCCCGGCATTATCAATGGTATCCCTTTCACAATTTCGGGCATTATGAGTTAGCCGCGGAAACGGCGGCTTCGGAAAAAGCGGTCCTGACTGGATACTATAAGGAAGGCATTGAGCGGGTATGGAATAAAGCCAGGAAAAATGCTTTTTACCGGGGCGTTCCTTTTATCTGGTGCTCCAATAATCTCAACACCTCTTTTGCCATTCAGTGCCTGCTGTATAAAAAAATGAGCAGAGATGGTCAGTTTGATGAGCTGGGCCAGGCTTGTTTCGACTGGTTGTTTGGCTGCAATCCCTGGGGCACCAGCATGGTATACGGGCTACCGGCGAATGGCGATACACCTGCAGACCCTCATTCCTCTTTTTCAAAACTGAAACACTATCCCCTTGATGGGGCAATGGTGGATGGGCCTGTGTACGGCAGCATTTTTAAAAACCTGAGGGGATTAAAATTGTCCCATGAAGATCCTTATGCGGCCTTCCAATCGGACTATGTCGTATACCATGATGATGATGGCGACTATAGCACGAATGAGCCCACTACCGACGGAACGGCCTCCCTGGTTTACCTGATGGCGGCAAAAGAATCGGAAGCGCAAGATTTTTTTGCTCCCACTTTTACCCTTTCCCACGGAGGAATTATAAGAGGCGACACCCATAAAAAAAATATTGCCCTGGTTTTTACCGGGGATGAATTTGGAGACGGCATTCTTTCGATCGCCCGCACCCTGCAGCAGGAAAAGATCCACGGCTCTTTTTTTCTTACCGGGAATTTTTACCGGAACCCGGCTTTTAAAACAGGCATACAGTTGCTGCAAAAGAACGGTAATTACCTGGGCTCGCACTCTGATAAACATCTTTTATATTGTGACTGGACCAACAGGGATAGCCTGTTAATTTCGCGTAAACAGTTTTTGAATGATTTAACGGCAGCGTACCGGGAATTAAAAAAATGGAATATTACCCCGCAGCAGGCCTCTTATTTTTTACCTGCCTATGAATGGTATAATGATTCCATTGCCGCCTGGACAAAGGACTTCGGTCTGCAGTTGGTGAATTTCACACCCGGCACGCGGAGTAATGCAGATTATACCTTTCCCAAAATGGGGGAAAAGTATGTGCCCGGCGATACGATCTATCAAAGCATTCTTCGTTATGAAAAAAAGGATCCTTCCGGTTTAAACGGGTTTATACTGCTGGTACACATCGGCACCGACCCGGACCGCACCGATAAATTTTACAACCGGCTGCCGCAGTTGATTGATACCCTCCGGAAAAACGGGTATCATTTCCTGCGGGTTGATGAATTGTTAAACCAGAAGTAA
- a CDS encoding MFS transporter gives MINKKLLFSAACAGMLFFGVCLITLGAVVPDLKDTYGISDLEAGTLFSILPFGVLTGSFIFGPVCDRFGYKFLLSISCVCMAIGLEGIAFAPTVLVLNSCVFLFGAGGGAINGATNALVADISHTNKGANLSLLGVFFGIGALGMPFILGLLQHHFRYTVICAATGIACVVLGALYAILSFPESKQQEKKTGIKNKYLLKESFLWLIAFFLFFQSSFEAIINNWTTTYLSSRIQLEKETALFGLSLFVTGMAVMRLLLGSIFRTAKKVRLFPLLFGLIALGILCFTAGNNFPSVATGLVLMGAGLAGGFPFMLGYLGSRYPSASGTVFSIALTVALTGNILINYSTGIIVQYYGVRHVATIAGTELVFMILLYLFIIKKLKP, from the coding sequence ATGATCAATAAAAAGCTTCTTTTCAGTGCTGCCTGTGCCGGTATGCTTTTCTTTGGCGTTTGCCTGATAACACTTGGTGCCGTTGTGCCGGATCTAAAGGATACTTATGGGATCAGCGACCTGGAGGCCGGTACGCTGTTTTCCATTTTACCCTTCGGCGTGCTGACCGGCTCGTTCATTTTTGGTCCGGTTTGTGACCGGTTCGGTTATAAATTCTTATTAAGTATTTCCTGCGTTTGCATGGCCATCGGGCTGGAGGGGATTGCATTCGCCCCCACAGTACTGGTATTAAACAGTTGCGTGTTCCTCTTCGGCGCAGGCGGCGGGGCGATCAATGGCGCCACCAACGCCCTGGTAGCAGACATCAGCCATACCAATAAAGGCGCCAATCTCAGCCTGCTGGGCGTTTTCTTTGGTATCGGGGCGCTGGGTATGCCTTTTATCCTGGGGCTTTTACAACACCATTTCCGGTACACGGTTATTTGTGCCGCTACCGGGATTGCCTGTGTTGTATTAGGGGCGCTCTATGCGATCCTTTCTTTTCCTGAGTCAAAGCAACAGGAAAAGAAGACCGGTATAAAAAACAAATACCTCTTAAAAGAATCTTTTTTATGGCTGATAGCTTTCTTCCTGTTTTTCCAAAGCAGTTTTGAAGCTATCATCAATAACTGGACCACCACGTATCTCTCCTCACGGATCCAACTGGAGAAAGAAACGGCTCTTTTTGGATTATCGCTTTTTGTAACAGGTATGGCCGTAATGCGCCTGCTGCTGGGCAGCATTTTCAGAACGGCAAAGAAAGTACGCCTGTTCCCCTTGCTGTTTGGGCTTATCGCTTTAGGCATCCTATGCTTTACTGCCGGTAATAATTTTCCATCAGTTGCAACCGGATTAGTCCTTATGGGCGCCGGTCTGGCCGGCGGTTTCCCGTTTATGCTGGGTTATCTGGGAAGCCGTTACCCGTCCGCCTCCGGTACCGTATTCAGTATTGCATTAACCGTTGCGCTTACGGGTAATATTCTTATTAATTACAGCACCGGCATTATAGTACAGTATTATGGTGTACGCCATGTGGCGACAATAGCCGGCACAGAGCTCGTTTTTATGATCCTTCTTTATCTTTTTATAATAAAAAAACTAAAACCTTAA
- a CDS encoding D-TA family PLP-dependent enzyme, translating to MNDWYRIKNIEDLDTPALVVYPDRVKQNIALAITMAGSVDRLRPHVKTHKSKEVTQLLLNAGVTKFKCATIAEAEMLGMVQAPDVLLAYQPVGPKIKRFIELIMTYPQTDFSCLVDSEAIVVELDQAANAAGISIPVYIDVNVGMNRTGILPEKATALYARIAPLQHLTIRGLHAYDGHIHDASFEVRKKQSDTAFAAVEAVKKKLMDLGMTEPVLIIGGSPTFPIHAKRKKVECSPGTFVYWDYGYSATCREQHFLPAALVVSRVISLPDPTTVCTDLGHKSIAAENTLGNRVYFINAPDIVVEGQSEEHLKLNAGEGHPFRIGDVFYGMPVHVCPTVALYEKVLLVENGIVGKEWKTIARDRKITL from the coding sequence ATGAATGATTGGTATCGCATCAAAAATATAGAAGACCTGGACACCCCGGCATTGGTGGTTTATCCGGACCGGGTAAAACAAAATATTGCGTTAGCCATAACGATGGCGGGCTCTGTTGATCGTTTACGGCCCCATGTTAAAACGCATAAGAGCAAAGAGGTTACACAGCTATTGCTGAATGCCGGCGTTACAAAATTTAAATGTGCCACTATTGCCGAAGCCGAAATGCTGGGGATGGTGCAGGCTCCGGATGTATTACTGGCCTATCAACCGGTGGGGCCTAAAATAAAGCGTTTTATTGAACTGATAATGACCTACCCGCAAACGGATTTCTCCTGTTTGGTAGATAGTGAGGCCATTGTTGTAGAACTCGATCAGGCCGCAAATGCAGCAGGGATCAGCATTCCGGTATATATAGATGTAAATGTGGGCATGAACCGGACCGGTATTTTACCGGAGAAAGCAACAGCGCTTTACGCCCGTATTGCTCCGCTGCAGCATCTTACAATAAGAGGATTGCACGCTTACGACGGACATATTCATGATGCTTCTTTTGAAGTAAGAAAAAAACAAAGCGATACTGCTTTTGCAGCAGTTGAGGCGGTAAAGAAAAAGCTCATGGATCTGGGCATGACCGAACCCGTGCTTATTATCGGCGGGTCGCCTACCTTTCCTATTCATGCCAAAAGAAAAAAAGTGGAATGCAGCCCCGGCACTTTTGTATATTGGGATTATGGTTATAGCGCCACCTGCAGGGAACAACATTTTCTGCCGGCCGCCCTGGTTGTTTCCAGGGTGATCTCCTTGCCGGATCCAACAACCGTTTGTACTGATCTTGGCCACAAATCCATTGCAGCCGAGAACACTTTAGGTAACCGGGTGTACTTTATCAATGCCCCGGATATTGTTGTGGAAGGCCAAAGCGAAGAGCACTTAAAACTAAACGCAGGCGAAGGGCATCCCTTCAGGATCGGCGACGTCTTTTACGGCATGCCGGTGCATGTTTGCCCGACTGTTGCGTTGTATGAAAAAGTCCTATTGGTAGAAAACGGGATCGTGGGTAAGGAATGGAAAACCATCGCCCGCGACAGAAAAATAACATTATAA
- a CDS encoding Gfo/Idh/MocA family protein — protein MSSRRTFIKSMGIGAAGVSLGPSVFNFSAKSYRNIMGANDRILMACIGINGRGNGMAKTFADQKNTEVGFLCDVDDRTFAKAIKTLATSSQQSTPKTEKDCRKLLENKAIDAIYIATPDHWHAPLTIMGCQAGKHVYVEKPLSHNPHEGELAVAAARKYKRVVQMGAQRRSAPVLTQGIQALHNGIIGRVYMAKTWYTNTRKTNFLKPGSVPAWLDYELWQGPAPRQPYKDGLIHYNWHWFWNWGTGEALNNGTHEVDVARWGLGVDFPERVSSMGGRYNYKDDWETPDTQIVTLEYPGRVMLVWENRSSNGRKIEGLDRGVIFYGENGSLDTGGDAYTVYDLNGKQIKEVKSTQAAEKIDGRNTSSPSLSLDNLHVADFLGAIRENRKPHCDVETGYKSTMAMQLGNISWRVGRDLKISATDGHILNDPEAQKLWRRTYQPGWEPRV, from the coding sequence ATGTCCAGCAGAAGAACCTTTATCAAAAGCATGGGGATAGGCGCGGCAGGCGTCAGTCTTGGTCCGTCAGTATTCAACTTCAGCGCCAAAAGCTACCGGAATATTATGGGAGCTAACGACCGGATCCTTATGGCCTGTATCGGTATTAACGGAAGAGGGAACGGGATGGCTAAAACATTTGCCGATCAGAAAAATACCGAGGTCGGTTTTTTGTGCGATGTGGATGACCGCACTTTCGCAAAAGCAATAAAAACGCTTGCAACCAGCAGTCAGCAATCAACCCCAAAAACAGAAAAAGATTGCCGCAAGCTTCTTGAAAATAAAGCCATCGACGCTATTTATATCGCCACGCCCGACCATTGGCATGCGCCCCTTACCATTATGGGTTGCCAGGCGGGTAAACACGTGTATGTGGAAAAGCCACTGAGTCATAATCCGCATGAAGGCGAGCTGGCGGTTGCCGCCGCCCGGAAATACAAGAGAGTGGTGCAGATGGGCGCACAACGGCGCTCGGCACCAGTGCTGACCCAGGGTATTCAGGCCTTGCATAACGGGATCATCGGCCGGGTATATATGGCCAAAACCTGGTACACCAATACGCGCAAAACAAACTTTTTAAAACCCGGCAGCGTTCCCGCCTGGCTCGATTACGAATTGTGGCAGGGACCCGCACCCCGGCAGCCCTATAAGGACGGACTGATCCATTATAACTGGCACTGGTTCTGGAACTGGGGCACCGGCGAAGCGCTTAACAACGGCACCCACGAAGTGGACGTGGCCCGCTGGGGGCTGGGCGTCGATTTTCCCGAACGCGTTTCATCCATGGGTGGCCGGTATAATTATAAAGACGATTGGGAAACCCCGGATACGCAAATCGTCACGCTCGAATATCCCGGGCGGGTCATGCTCGTTTGGGAAAACCGCAGTTCCAACGGCCGGAAAATAGAGGGGCTCGACCGTGGCGTTATTTTTTACGGTGAAAACGGAAGCCTGGATACCGGCGGAGATGCGTATACGGTTTACGACCTGAACGGCAAACAGATAAAAGAAGTAAAATCGACGCAGGCTGCAGAAAAAATCGACGGACGTAATACTTCCAGTCCGAGCTTAAGCCTGGATAATTTGCACGTAGCGGATTTTCTTGGAGCCATCCGCGAAAACCGGAAACCCCATTGCGATGTTGAAACGGGCTATAAAAGTACCATGGCTATGCAGTTGGGAAATATTTCATGGCGGGTAGGACGTGATCTGAAGATCAGTGCAACAGATGGCCATATTCTCAACGACCCTGAAGCGCAAAAGTTATGGAGACGTACCTATCAGCCGGGCTGGGAACCAAGGGTATGA
- a CDS encoding ROK family protein, whose protein sequence is MAVIGLDLGGTKLAVALFAEDGTLLYQERVPLTQLQGAAVGSLIIDQIAAIKSKFPGEVISGAGICIPGIYYAKTGTVWCPNIKGWEQYPLGEQLSAACGSLPVVIDSDRACYILGEAWKGAAQKCTNAIYLSVGTGIGAGILSGGALIRGQHDIAGAIGWMALAPPFRAPFKQYGCFEYSASGEGIIRYARELLTTGAYTGSLKHIDTDGLTTRHIFEAFEQGDALAADVIRHCIQFWGMATANLVSLFDPERIIFGGGVFGPAQKLIPEIREEAAKWAQPVSLPSVAFVPGTLGQDAGLYGAASLVLQKKSETLKQIHDQ, encoded by the coding sequence ATGGCAGTAATCGGACTGGATTTAGGCGGCACCAAATTAGCGGTTGCCTTGTTTGCTGAAGACGGCACCCTTCTTTATCAAGAGCGCGTGCCTTTAACACAATTACAGGGAGCGGCGGTTGGGTCACTGATCATTGACCAGATCGCCGCTATAAAAAGTAAATTCCCGGGGGAAGTCATTTCAGGCGCTGGCATTTGCATACCGGGTATTTATTATGCAAAAACGGGAACCGTATGGTGTCCGAATATCAAGGGTTGGGAGCAGTACCCGCTTGGGGAGCAGCTTTCGGCGGCCTGCGGTTCGCTGCCGGTGGTTATTGATAGTGACCGTGCCTGTTATATTTTAGGAGAGGCCTGGAAGGGAGCAGCACAAAAATGTACCAATGCTATTTATTTATCAGTAGGCACCGGTATCGGCGCCGGTATTCTATCCGGTGGTGCCCTTATAAGAGGGCAGCATGATATTGCCGGAGCCATTGGTTGGATGGCATTAGCCCCGCCGTTCCGCGCTCCTTTTAAGCAATATGGATGTTTTGAATATTCCGCCTCGGGGGAAGGCATTATCCGGTATGCCCGGGAGCTTTTAACAACAGGAGCGTATACCGGGTCGTTAAAACATATAGATACAGACGGTTTAACAACGCGGCACATTTTTGAGGCTTTTGAACAGGGTGATGCGCTGGCAGCAGACGTGATCCGTCACTGTATTCAGTTCTGGGGAATGGCAACGGCCAACCTGGTAAGTCTTTTTGACCCCGAACGGATCATTTTCGGCGGCGGCGTTTTCGGACCGGCGCAAAAGCTGATCCCTGAGATCCGGGAGGAGGCCGCAAAATGGGCGCAGCCGGTGAGCCTGCCGTCCGTTGCATTTGTACCGGGTACATTGGGGCAGGATGCAGGGTTATACGGCGCCGCATCCCTGGTATTACAAAAGAAGTCAGAGACGCTAAAACAAATCCATGATCAATAA